The Achromobacter deleyi genome has a window encoding:
- a CDS encoding phospholipase D-like domain-containing protein yields the protein MPGLRHGMSGARRWARSLLLVCVASVLAACASVPDAQERQARAAQAGLSADAARDSYRRGQGIAADPQTPKDDFLARHLAVEQAVSGAPLVPGNRVRLLADGPSTYQAMLQSIGQARRYVHMETYIFDDDAEGARFAEALIAARNRGAEVSLMVDAVGTIKTPDDLFQRLRDAGVQVAVFNPVNPARARAGWSPNQRNHRKVLVVDGKVGFLGGINVSSVYESSSISGSGGGSGPGSGGGSGAGKADAQPAGDAKSAPWRDTHLRIEGPAVAQLEEVIRAGWESQAKEPIKGGGAHVAPPVGETSVRILANQPDRSDGYTVYLTLMSAFESAQKSIHITMAYFVPDPAFIEVLTAAARRGVDVVLVLPGFSDSSLVFNAGRSHYTELLRAGAKVYERRDALLHAKTAVVDGVWSTVGSSNMDWRSFALNYEINAVVLGPEFAGEMEALFQRDVADSVRITPEAWKDRGVDDRFMEFFSRMFERWL from the coding sequence ATCCCGGGCTTGCGGCATGGGATGTCCGGCGCGCGCCGTTGGGCGCGCTCGCTGCTGCTTGTCTGCGTCGCGTCTGTCCTGGCCGCGTGCGCCAGCGTCCCCGATGCGCAGGAACGCCAGGCGCGTGCCGCGCAGGCCGGACTGTCCGCCGATGCGGCCCGCGACAGCTACCGCCGCGGGCAGGGCATTGCCGCTGACCCGCAAACCCCTAAAGACGATTTCCTGGCGCGGCACCTGGCTGTGGAGCAGGCGGTCAGCGGCGCGCCGCTGGTGCCAGGCAACCGCGTGCGGCTGCTGGCGGACGGCCCCAGCACGTACCAGGCCATGCTGCAGTCCATCGGGCAGGCGCGCAGGTACGTCCACATGGAAACCTATATCTTCGACGATGACGCCGAAGGAGCGCGATTCGCCGAGGCGCTGATCGCGGCGCGCAATCGCGGCGCCGAGGTGTCCTTGATGGTCGATGCGGTGGGCACGATCAAGACGCCCGATGATTTGTTCCAGCGCTTGCGCGACGCCGGGGTTCAGGTCGCGGTGTTCAATCCGGTCAACCCGGCCCGGGCCCGCGCCGGCTGGTCCCCCAATCAGCGCAATCACCGCAAGGTGCTGGTGGTGGATGGCAAGGTCGGCTTCCTGGGCGGCATCAACGTCAGCAGCGTTTACGAGTCATCGTCGATCTCCGGAAGCGGGGGAGGGTCCGGTCCCGGTTCGGGGGGCGGGTCCGGCGCGGGCAAGGCCGACGCGCAGCCTGCCGGCGATGCCAAGTCCGCGCCCTGGCGCGACACGCATCTGCGCATCGAGGGCCCGGCGGTCGCCCAGCTTGAGGAAGTCATCCGGGCGGGCTGGGAGTCGCAAGCCAAGGAGCCGATCAAGGGCGGCGGCGCGCATGTGGCGCCGCCGGTGGGGGAAACCAGCGTGCGCATCCTGGCCAATCAGCCCGATCGCAGCGACGGCTACACGGTCTATCTCACGCTGATGTCCGCCTTTGAAAGCGCGCAGAAGTCCATACACATCACCATGGCGTACTTCGTGCCCGATCCGGCCTTCATCGAGGTACTGACGGCCGCCGCCCGGCGGGGCGTGGACGTGGTGCTGGTGTTGCCTGGCTTCAGCGATTCGTCGCTGGTGTTCAATGCGGGGCGCTCGCATTACACCGAACTGCTGCGCGCCGGCGCCAAGGTCTACGAGCGGCGCGATGCGCTGCTGCACGCAAAGACGGCGGTGGTCGATGGCGTCTGGTCCACGGTGGGCTCCAGCAATATGGACTGGCGCAGCTTTGCCTTGAACTACGAGATCAATGCCGTGGTGCTGGGGCCAGAGTTTGCGGGCGAGATGGAAGCGTTGTTCCAGCGCGATGTGGCCGATTCGGTGCGGATCACGCCCGAGGCCTGGAAGGACCGGGGCGTGGATGACCGCTTCATGGAGTTTTTTTCCCGCATGTTCGAGCGCTGGCTGTAG
- a CDS encoding DUF883 family protein, with the protein MNRKHQRAEMALHRERVNDSLHELLAGTEDLLRSTASYTGSEIEAARARLKRQLAEARESAGDWEGAARERARRATAYADEYVHEHAWKSVGVAALVGALIGCCLVAGNRR; encoded by the coding sequence ATGAATCGAAAGCACCAGCGCGCGGAAATGGCTTTGCATCGTGAACGGGTGAACGACAGCTTGCATGAGCTGCTTGCCGGGACGGAAGACCTGTTGCGTTCGACGGCTTCGTATACCGGCTCCGAGATCGAAGCGGCTCGCGCGCGCCTCAAGCGCCAGCTGGCCGAGGCGCGTGAATCCGCCGGGGACTGGGAGGGCGCCGCACGCGAGCGCGCGCGCCGCGCAACCGCCTATGCGGACGAGTATGTCCACGAGCATGCCTGGAAATCGGTCGGGGTGGCCGCATTGGTGGGCGCCTTGATCGGCTGCTGCCTGGTGGCGGGCAACCGGCGCTAA
- the egtD gene encoding L-histidine N(alpha)-methyltransferase, with the protein MVSPSALLAPVAPEFLARQVQHPSAEQIELRDGLMDSPARIDPKFLYDALGSSLFTAITQLPEYYPTRCEAEIFQRHGGDIARHIGPVQALVDLGAGDCVKAERLFSSLRPSHYVPVDISADYLQAAVRRLKLSYPGLSITAVGQDFSRVLALPADIPAEQRLFFYPGSSIGNLGPDSAYAMLQRIRAASPGGGLLVGVDRVKPRQVLEPAYDDALHLTAAFNLNLLRHVNIVLDSDFDVSDWRHVAIFNSARSRIEMHLEAQRALRVTWPGGKREFSHGERIHTENSYKYTPQAFSDMLQSAGYRDVAHWSDSRGWFSVFSARA; encoded by the coding sequence ATGGTTTCCCCATCCGCACTTCTTGCCCCCGTCGCGCCTGAGTTCCTTGCGCGGCAAGTCCAGCACCCCAGCGCCGAGCAGATCGAATTGCGCGACGGGCTGATGGATAGCCCCGCCCGGATTGACCCCAAGTTCCTGTACGACGCGCTGGGTTCGTCGCTCTTTACCGCCATAACCCAACTGCCCGAGTACTACCCCACGCGCTGCGAGGCCGAGATCTTCCAGCGCCACGGCGGCGACATCGCGCGCCATATCGGCCCGGTGCAAGCGCTGGTCGACCTCGGCGCGGGCGATTGCGTCAAGGCCGAGCGGCTGTTTTCCAGCTTGCGGCCCAGCCACTATGTACCCGTCGATATCTCGGCCGACTATCTGCAAGCCGCCGTGCGCAGGCTCAAGCTCTCTTATCCCGGCCTGAGCATCACCGCCGTCGGCCAGGACTTCTCCCGCGTCCTTGCGCTGCCAGCCGATATTCCCGCGGAGCAGCGGCTGTTCTTCTATCCCGGCTCCAGCATCGGCAACCTTGGCCCTGACAGCGCATACGCCATGCTGCAGCGGATACGCGCCGCCAGCCCCGGCGGCGGGCTGCTGGTGGGCGTGGACCGCGTCAAGCCCAGGCAGGTGCTCGAGCCCGCCTACGACGACGCACTGCACCTGACGGCGGCGTTCAACCTGAACCTGCTGCGCCATGTGAATATCGTGCTGGACAGCGACTTCGACGTGAGCGACTGGCGTCATGTTGCGATCTTCAACAGCGCACGGTCCCGCATCGAGATGCACCTGGAAGCGCAACGCGCGCTGCGCGTGACCTGGCCTGGCGGCAAACGCGAGTTCAGCCACGGTGAACGCATCCACACTGAAAACTCATACAAGTACACCCCGCAAGCGTTCAGCGACATGCTCCAGAGCGCGGGCTATCGCGATGTCGCGCACTGGTCGGATTCGCGGGGCTGGTTTTCGGTTTTCAGCGCCCGCGCCTGA
- the egtB gene encoding ergothioneine biosynthesis protein EgtB translates to MEPACLLTHPAIGPYATGQAGQHDRYDAVRSTSTALAAPLSPEDCQVQSMPDCSPVKWHLAHTTWFFETFLLTRFHPSAPAFHPQYRMLFNSYYNAVGAKHPRPQRGLLSRPPLAEVLHYRQHVDDAMHALISRLGGNDPDFDTLLELGLNHEQQHQELILTDLKHMLSANPLKPAYVAANSPALPPATPAGWTRYPGGIVRIGHDGRGFGFDNEGPAHDVLLAPFHLADRLVTQHEYLAFIRDGGYKRPELWLSLGWDLVCAQGWRAPLYWEGDRDQCRAFTLHGMQDLELQAPVTHISYYEADAYARWARVRLPREAEWEFAARQLADGTFSAHANMLENGHLDPRPAPARNGSGGPVQLFGDAWEWTSSAYDAYPGFQPDAGAVGEYNGKFMCNQYVLRGGSCATPRDHIRPSYRNFFPPEARWQFSGIRLARDA, encoded by the coding sequence ATGGAACCCGCCTGCCTGCTGACTCATCCCGCCATCGGGCCGTACGCCACGGGACAAGCCGGACAGCACGACCGGTACGACGCCGTGCGCTCCACCAGCACGGCCCTGGCCGCGCCCCTGAGCCCGGAGGACTGCCAGGTGCAATCCATGCCGGACTGCAGCCCCGTCAAATGGCATCTGGCGCACACCACCTGGTTCTTCGAAACCTTTCTACTCACGCGCTTTCACCCGTCGGCCCCGGCGTTCCATCCGCAATACCGCATGCTGTTCAACTCCTACTACAACGCCGTCGGCGCCAAGCATCCGCGCCCCCAGCGCGGCCTGCTGTCGCGCCCCCCGCTGGCCGAGGTGCTGCACTACCGCCAGCACGTCGACGACGCCATGCATGCCCTGATCTCGCGCCTGGGCGGCAACGACCCGGACTTTGACACGTTGCTCGAACTCGGCCTGAACCACGAGCAGCAGCATCAGGAACTGATCCTGACCGACCTCAAGCACATGCTGTCGGCCAACCCGCTCAAACCCGCCTATGTCGCCGCCAACTCCCCCGCCCTGCCGCCTGCCACGCCGGCCGGCTGGACCCGCTACCCGGGCGGCATCGTGCGCATCGGTCACGACGGACGCGGCTTCGGTTTCGACAATGAAGGCCCTGCCCACGACGTGCTGCTGGCTCCGTTTCACCTGGCCGACCGCCTGGTGACCCAGCACGAATACCTGGCCTTCATCCGCGACGGCGGGTACAAGCGCCCTGAACTGTGGCTGTCGCTGGGTTGGGACCTGGTCTGCGCCCAGGGCTGGCGGGCGCCGCTCTACTGGGAAGGCGATCGCGACCAATGCCGCGCCTTCACGCTGCACGGCATGCAGGATCTGGAATTGCAGGCACCAGTGACCCACATCAGCTATTACGAGGCCGACGCCTACGCCCGCTGGGCCCGCGTGCGCCTGCCGCGCGAAGCCGAATGGGAATTCGCCGCCCGGCAGCTGGCCGACGGCACCTTCTCCGCGCACGCCAACATGCTGGAAAACGGCCACCTGGACCCGCGCCCTGCCCCGGCGCGCAATGGCTCGGGCGGCCCGGTGCAGCTTTTTGGCGACGCCTGGGAATGGACGTCCAGCGCCTACGACGCCTATCCCGGCTTCCAACCCGACGCCGGCGCCGTCGGCGAATACAACGGCAAATTCATGTGCAATCAGTACGTGCTGCGTGGGGGGTCCTGCGCCACGCCGCGCGACCACATCCGCCCCTCCTACCGCAATTTTTTCCCGCCCGAGGCGCGCTGGCAATTCTCCGGCATCCGCCTCGCGCGCGACGCCTGA
- a CDS encoding ParB/Srx family N-terminal domain-containing protein: MTHPPASFKTMIKDGTIKRADAMKVRYSQIVVQDAFNLREPDSVSEAGIEALTNYIMAGGPLPPLEVVAMPDGSGVEIVDGHRRHEAYSRAIARGAPIEWIAVIGFTGNEVERQARIYTSSEGVKLRPVEAARSFK; encoded by the coding sequence ATGACCCATCCCCCTGCATCATTTAAGACGATGATCAAGGACGGCACGATTAAACGCGCCGACGCAATGAAAGTCCGCTATTCCCAAATCGTGGTTCAGGACGCGTTCAATCTGCGCGAACCGGACTCCGTGTCTGAAGCCGGTATCGAAGCGCTGACGAACTACATCATGGCCGGCGGGCCTCTGCCGCCGCTCGAAGTCGTCGCAATGCCGGACGGCTCCGGCGTTGAAATCGTAGACGGCCACAGGCGCCACGAAGCTTATAGTCGCGCCATTGCCCGCGGCGCACCCATTGAGTGGATTGCAGTTATTGGATTCACCGGCAATGAGGTCGAGCGGCAGGCGCGGATCTATACCAGCAGTGAAGGCGTAAAGCTGCGTCCCGTGGAGGCCGCCCGCAGCTTCAAGTGA
- a CDS encoding tyrosine-type recombinase/integrase, giving the protein MNLPPRMRSRKQKSGRTYYDAGGRPRIEIPLGPDPVNAVRKWTELERRNVPSSAPVATFRYAAKRYIRDVLLTKAPRSQADNLKEFTVLYRYFDDPPAPLADIKPQHIKLYMTWRGDEARKLNVSKNREVPPNPGHVRANREIALFSHVFNYAREVGLTDAPNPCAGVRKNKETGRDVYVEDDVFQRVWKAADSPTQDAMDLAYLTGQRPADTLKFDERDVREGMLHLDQNKTGKKLRITIEGDLAKVIARNRARKAGYKVSSTALVVNESGQRLGYDALRQRFYAARETAGVPKDAFQFRDLRTKAGTDTAESSGDIRQAQRQLGHKSIEMTERYVRERKGDKVGPTR; this is encoded by the coding sequence ATGAACTTGCCGCCTCGGATGCGCTCGCGCAAACAGAAGAGCGGCAGGACCTATTACGATGCGGGCGGCCGCCCCCGTATTGAGATTCCACTTGGGCCTGATCCAGTCAACGCCGTCCGAAAGTGGACGGAGCTTGAGCGGCGAAACGTGCCCTCGTCCGCCCCCGTGGCGACCTTTCGCTATGCGGCCAAGCGCTACATCCGGGATGTTCTCCTGACCAAGGCTCCCCGGAGCCAGGCTGACAACCTGAAGGAATTTACCGTCCTGTATCGCTACTTTGATGACCCTCCCGCCCCCCTGGCAGATATCAAGCCGCAGCACATCAAGCTGTACATGACTTGGCGCGGAGATGAGGCGCGAAAGTTGAATGTATCCAAGAATAGAGAGGTTCCGCCGAACCCCGGACACGTGCGAGCGAATCGGGAGATCGCGCTATTCAGTCACGTTTTCAACTACGCAAGAGAGGTGGGGCTGACAGACGCCCCCAATCCTTGCGCCGGCGTCCGCAAGAACAAGGAGACAGGCCGGGATGTGTACGTAGAGGACGACGTGTTCCAGAGGGTCTGGAAAGCTGCTGACTCGCCTACCCAAGACGCCATGGACTTAGCATATCTGACCGGGCAGCGCCCTGCCGACACTCTCAAATTTGACGAGAGAGACGTTCGGGAGGGCATGCTGCATTTGGACCAAAACAAGACCGGAAAGAAGCTTCGCATCACCATTGAAGGTGATTTGGCGAAAGTGATAGCCAGAAACCGTGCCCGCAAGGCAGGGTATAAGGTCAGTTCCACCGCTTTGGTCGTCAATGAGTCGGGCCAGCGCCTGGGCTATGACGCGCTGCGGCAACGGTTCTATGCTGCGCGCGAGACTGCGGGCGTCCCAAAGGATGCCTTCCAATTCCGCGACCTGCGCACCAAGGCTGGGACGGATACGGCAGAATCGTCCGGCGACATCCGACAAGCCCAGCGCCAACTGGGCCACAAATCCATCGAGATGACAGAGCGTTACGTGCGCGAGCGAAAGGGCGATAAAGTCGGCCCTACCCGCTGA